The following are from one region of the Mixophyes fleayi isolate aMixFle1 chromosome 7, aMixFle1.hap1, whole genome shotgun sequence genome:
- the TLCD3B gene encoding ceramide synthase, which translates to MVHVLVAGSLFFPGLFLLSKAGLRRLRLFRGEESNTVIVSARLVSSIQAVLASTAGYIVASSCRDVIEDRHWLAATYTRFAVPYFIYDVYAMYLCYWHKHKVKGHTGGWQLIKAYLHKEFLMVLHHVFMVAVCFPVSVLWREGKGDFFLGCMLMAEISTPFVCLGKVLIQYKKQHTLLHRVNGVLMLTTFFCCRLLLFPYMYWVYGQRVGLPLYRVPFNLSPEYNFGAAILMAPQVYWFYLICRRAYSLFQQSRMSQRPKNGHPVSDSLSAKDQDCSQ; encoded by the exons ATGGTACATGTCCTGGTGGCTGGCAGCCTCTTCTTCCCGGGCCTCTTCCTCCTCTCCAAGGCCGGACTGCGGAGGCTGCGGCTGTTCCGTGGGGAGGAATCCAACACCGTCATAGTGTCAGCCAG ACTGGTCTCCTCCATACAAGCTGTGTTGGCATCTACAGCCGGGTACATCGTAGCCTCGTCCTGCAGGGATGTCATTGAGGACAG GCATTGGCTGGCAGCCACGTACACACGCTTTGCTGTCCCATACTTTATATATGATGTATACGCCATGTACCTCTGCTACTGGCACAAGCATAAGGTGAAAGGACATACCGGAGGCTGGCAGCTCATCAAGGCCTATCTGCACAAGGAGTTCCTGATGGTCCTGCACCACGTCTTCATGGTGGCCGTCTGCTTTCCCGTGTCCGTG CTCTGGAGAGAAGGAAAGGGGGACTTCTTCTTGGGTTGCATGCTGATGGCTGAGATCAGCACCCCATTTGTTTGCCTGGGCAAAGTGCTTATCCAG TACAAGAAGCAGCACACTCTCCTCCACCGTGTCAATGGCGTCCTCATGCTGACGACTTTTTTCTGCTGCCGCCTCCTGCTGTTCCCCTACATGTACTGGGTATACGGACAGCGTGTTGGACTGCCTCTGTACAGAGTCCCGTTCAACCTTTCCCCAGAATACAACTTCGGGGCCGCCATCCTCATGGCCCCCCAGGTCTACTGGTTTTACCTGATTTGCCGAAGAGCTTACAGTTTGTTCCAGCAGTCTCGGATGAGCCAACGACCCAAGAATGGACATCCGGTCTCCGACAGCCTCTCAGCCAAAGACCAGGACTGCTCACAGTGA